The Diaphorobacter ruginosibacter genome contains a region encoding:
- a CDS encoding carboxymuconolactone decarboxylase family protein: MSMQPRLNFYSEAPEQMKALMGLKKAIDECGLEKGLIHLVNLRTSQINGCSYCVDMHSREAREDGDTEQRVFLVSAWKESPLFTERERAAFAWAERVTLVADGGVPDALYEHALKHFSKGELTRLTIAIGLMNTFNRLCVSFHSIHAVRGAASA, translated from the coding sequence ATGAGTATGCAACCGCGCCTGAACTTCTACTCCGAAGCGCCCGAACAGATGAAGGCACTGATGGGGCTGAAAAAAGCCATCGACGAATGCGGCCTGGAAAAGGGGCTCATCCACCTCGTCAACCTGCGCACGTCCCAGATCAATGGCTGTTCGTACTGCGTCGACATGCACAGCCGCGAGGCCCGCGAGGATGGCGACACCGAGCAGCGCGTCTTCCTGGTCTCGGCCTGGAAGGAGTCCCCTCTGTTCACGGAGCGTGAGCGTGCGGCATTCGCCTGGGCCGAGCGCGTGACGCTCGTCGCCGACGGCGGTGTGCCCGATGCACTCTACGAACACGCACTGAAGCATTTCAGCAAAGGCGAGCTCACCCGGCTCACCATCGCGATCGGGCTGATGAACACCTTCAACCGGCTCTGCGTGTCATTCCACTCGATCCACGCCGTGCGGGGCGCCGCCTCGGCCTGA
- the sigJ gene encoding RNA polymerase sigma factor SigJ, with the protein MTTTQDHGNNKEKKVNAPMENDHALEALRPRLFGLAYRMLGSRQEAEDAVQEAFLRWHARQPADVRSIEAWLVTVLSRLCVDRLRALQVEREAYIGPWLPEPLVAVEPPSDHATELASDLSMALLLVLQRLSAEERVGFLMHDVFDCGYADVAAALGKSEAACRQLVHRARERVGRDKPRFDVPEAAHRRLVEQYVQAVQERHADRIAELLSPEAVFVSDGGGKAWAARRPVEGAQRIARLETGVQGKLPPGFSISVGQVNGRAGAIARINGRIFAVSSFDTDGERILSVMRVLNPEKLTAWADTVH; encoded by the coding sequence ATGACGACAACGCAGGATCACGGCAACAACAAGGAAAAAAAGGTGAATGCTCCGATGGAAAACGACCATGCACTGGAAGCGCTGCGTCCCCGCCTGTTCGGGCTGGCGTACCGCATGCTGGGTTCAAGGCAGGAAGCGGAGGATGCCGTGCAGGAAGCCTTCCTGCGCTGGCATGCGAGGCAGCCTGCCGATGTGCGATCGATCGAGGCCTGGCTCGTGACCGTGCTCTCGCGTCTGTGCGTGGACCGCCTGCGTGCACTCCAGGTCGAGCGTGAGGCCTACATCGGCCCTTGGCTGCCCGAGCCGCTGGTGGCGGTGGAGCCGCCATCCGATCACGCGACGGAACTGGCCTCGGATCTTTCGATGGCGCTGTTGCTGGTCCTGCAGAGGCTCTCGGCCGAGGAGCGCGTGGGCTTTCTGATGCACGATGTCTTCGACTGCGGCTATGCCGACGTCGCGGCGGCGCTCGGGAAGAGCGAGGCGGCCTGCCGCCAGCTGGTGCACCGTGCCCGCGAGCGCGTGGGCCGTGACAAGCCGCGCTTCGATGTGCCCGAGGCTGCGCATCGGCGGCTCGTGGAGCAGTACGTGCAGGCCGTTCAGGAGCGCCATGCCGATCGCATTGCCGAGCTGCTCAGCCCGGAGGCCGTTTTTGTGAGCGACGGCGGGGGCAAGGCATGGGCTGCGCGGCGACCGGTCGAAGGTGCCCAGCGCATCGCGCGCCTGGAGACGGGAGTCCAGGGCAAGCTGCCCCCGGGCTTTTCGATCAGCGTCGGACAGGTCAATGGCAGAGCCGGCGCGATCGCGAGAATCAACGGCCGCATTTTTGCCGTGTCGTCATTCGACACGGACGGCGAACGCATCCTGTCGGTGATGCGCGTGCTCAACCCTGAGAAGCTGACGGCCTGGGCCGATACGGTCCATTGA
- a CDS encoding ABC transporter ATP-binding protein, with amino-acid sequence MPIAAQGGFGAAALTSSRTAARIGSRIDVQAVTRQFGKNVVLDRLSLSIEPGEFLTLLGPSGSGKTTLLGMIAGFQPVDGGEISVDGKPIQDVPTHKRGFGMVFQNYALFPHMTVAQNIAFALRMAGIGRRDAESRVREVLQILRLGEHEHKLPSQLSGGQQQRVAIGRAIVTRPKVVLMDEPLSALDRRLRESTLVEIRELHRSLGMTVIFVTHDQSEALALSDRIAVLDGGRIVQLGTPSQLYREPANRFVAGFVGESNLLEVNVLQVQGGIATVELEGGYGFPVHTGERSIAVGPAMVMLRPERLQLVAVDAPGTMRATVVDAVFLGEILRVDVRLANGRVLQVRIMDCEQFKIPPVGAEVGVQWDAADGWVIA; translated from the coding sequence ATGCCCATTGCAGCGCAAGGAGGTTTCGGCGCAGCCGCGTTGACGTCCAGCCGGACGGCTGCTCGCATCGGCAGCCGCATCGACGTGCAGGCCGTGACCCGCCAGTTCGGCAAGAACGTGGTGCTCGACCGCCTGAGCCTCTCGATCGAGCCCGGGGAGTTCCTGACACTGCTGGGGCCGAGCGGCAGCGGCAAGACCACGCTGCTCGGAATGATTGCGGGTTTCCAGCCGGTGGACGGCGGCGAGATCAGCGTCGACGGCAAGCCCATCCAGGACGTGCCCACCCACAAGCGCGGCTTCGGCATGGTGTTCCAGAACTATGCGCTCTTCCCGCATATGACGGTCGCGCAGAACATTGCCTTTGCGCTGCGCATGGCGGGCATTGGTCGCAGGGATGCGGAGTCGAGGGTCAGGGAAGTGCTGCAGATACTGCGCCTTGGCGAACACGAGCACAAGCTGCCGTCGCAGCTGAGCGGCGGCCAGCAGCAGCGCGTCGCCATCGGGCGCGCGATCGTCACCCGACCCAAGGTGGTGCTGATGGACGAGCCGCTCAGCGCGCTGGACAGGCGGTTGCGGGAATCCACGCTGGTCGAGATACGCGAACTGCATCGTTCGCTCGGAATGACCGTGATCTTCGTGACCCATGACCAGTCCGAGGCACTTGCGCTGTCCGACCGCATCGCGGTGCTCGACGGCGGACGCATTGTGCAACTGGGTACTCCTTCGCAGCTGTACCGCGAGCCCGCGAACCGGTTCGTGGCGGGATTCGTGGGAGAGTCCAACCTGCTGGAAGTGAACGTGCTGCAGGTGCAGGGCGGCATCGCCACCGTGGAACTGGAGGGCGGATATGGCTTCCCGGTCCACACCGGCGAGCGCAGCATCGCGGTCGGTCCTGCGATGGTGATGCTCAGGCCCGAGCGCCTGCAGCTTGTGGCCGTGGACGCACCGGGCACGATGCGCGCCACGGTGGTCGACGCCGTGTTCCTGGGCGAAATCCTGCGTGTCGACGTTCGCCTGGCCAATGGCCGCGTGCTGCAGGTGCGCATCATGGACTGCGAGCAGTTCAAGATACCGCCCGTGGGTGCAGAGGTCGGCGTGCAGTGGGACGCGGCGGATGGCTGGGTGATCGCATGA
- a CDS encoding ABC transporter permease subunit: MSSTATIPPVAGISRRGASVLWLLLPAVIFLGTLYLFPLLDLVRLSFTGNGLLANYGRVFAVPLYWDSLVRTLGIAVAVMALCAVFGYPTALLIHRCSGTARAMLTAAIILPYFVAVLIRTYAWMVLLGRNGPINKLLRMMGLTEEPLDLLFNRGTVLLGMAAVLMPLMVLTIYSGFSRVDGAVLRAARGAGAGSMAVFWRVFFPQTLPSLGAGCLLVFVSALGFFITPTLLGGPGDQMFAMHITQQADFLGSEGFLQALAVVLLVITLIVVGIAMRFLGLEFIWGGSRAPAQAFAQGAEPKAGRATLQAFADHVGWPLLRLLGALPQWVGTAFVTVAGALVVTVLIAPLVVVIIISFSRASYLTFPPPGYSFRWYTTFVNDSKWMEAFTTSVSVAAVAAVIAVVVGAMAAMAIVRSDFKGKSLVMTALVSPLIVPPVVLGLSLYGFVLRLGMIGTVPGVAMAHAIGAIPLVVMLVAAGLQSVDRRLELAASVHGASPLRVFFHVTLPGIAPGLAAAAFFAFLHSFDELVLSMFLAGSTMPMLPLRLWADINYQLNPVLAVVSTLEVILVIVGVTLARKSLARSRA, translated from the coding sequence ATGAGCAGCACGGCCACCATTCCCCCCGTGGCAGGCATATCGCGGCGCGGTGCGAGCGTGCTGTGGCTCCTGCTGCCCGCAGTGATCTTCCTCGGGACGCTGTACCTCTTTCCGCTGCTCGATCTGGTCCGGCTCAGCTTCACGGGCAATGGGCTGCTTGCCAACTACGGGCGAGTCTTCGCCGTGCCGCTGTACTGGGATTCGCTGGTCCGCACGCTGGGTATCGCGGTGGCCGTGATGGCTCTGTGCGCAGTGTTCGGCTATCCGACAGCACTGCTGATCCATCGCTGCTCGGGCACGGCGCGGGCGATGCTGACCGCGGCCATCATCCTGCCGTATTTCGTGGCGGTGCTGATCCGCACCTATGCCTGGATGGTGCTGCTGGGCCGCAACGGCCCGATCAACAAGCTGCTCAGGATGATGGGCCTGACCGAGGAACCGCTTGACCTGCTGTTCAACCGCGGGACGGTGCTGCTTGGCATGGCAGCGGTGCTGATGCCCCTGATGGTGTTGACCATCTACAGCGGCTTCTCGCGCGTCGACGGCGCGGTGCTGCGCGCGGCACGAGGCGCCGGTGCCGGTTCCATGGCGGTGTTCTGGCGCGTGTTCTTTCCGCAGACGCTGCCATCCCTGGGCGCGGGCTGCCTGCTCGTGTTCGTCTCGGCGCTGGGGTTCTTCATCACGCCGACTTTGCTTGGGGGACCCGGCGACCAGATGTTTGCCATGCACATCACGCAGCAGGCGGACTTCCTCGGCAGCGAGGGTTTCCTGCAGGCACTGGCTGTCGTGCTGCTGGTGATCACGCTGATCGTCGTGGGTATCGCCATGCGCTTTCTGGGATTGGAATTCATCTGGGGCGGCAGCCGCGCTCCTGCGCAAGCCTTCGCCCAGGGGGCGGAGCCGAAGGCGGGTCGCGCCACGCTGCAGGCCTTCGCCGACCATGTCGGATGGCCGCTGCTGCGCTTGCTGGGAGCGCTTCCGCAATGGGTGGGCACCGCCTTTGTCACCGTGGCCGGAGCCCTGGTGGTGACGGTACTGATTGCTCCGCTGGTGGTGGTGATCATCATCTCCTTCAGCCGTGCCAGCTATCTCACGTTTCCGCCGCCGGGCTATTCGTTCCGCTGGTACACCACGTTCGTGAACGACAGCAAGTGGATGGAAGCCTTCACCACCTCGGTGTCCGTGGCGGCGGTGGCGGCCGTCATCGCGGTGGTGGTGGGGGCGATGGCTGCGATGGCCATCGTGCGCTCGGATTTCAAGGGCAAGTCGCTTGTGATGACGGCACTGGTGAGTCCGCTGATCGTTCCGCCCGTGGTGCTCGGCCTGTCGCTCTATGGATTCGTCCTGCGGCTCGGAATGATCGGCACGGTGCCGGGCGTGGCCATGGCGCATGCGATCGGCGCGATCCCGCTGGTGGTGATGCTGGTCGCGGCCGGGCTGCAGTCGGTGGACCGGCGCCTGGAACTGGCCGCATCTGTGCACGGAGCATCCCCGCTGCGCGTGTTCTTCCATGTGACGCTGCCGGGTATCGCCCCCGGCCTTGCGGCGGCCGCGTTCTTTGCCTTCCTGCATTCCTTCGACGAACTGGTTCTGTCCATGTTCCTTGCCGGATCGACCATGCCGATGCTGCCGCTGCGGCTGTGGGCCGACATCAACTACCAGCTCAATCCGGTTCTTGCCGTGGTGTCCACGCTGGAGGTGATCCTGGTGATCGTGGGCGTCACCCTGGCTCGCAAGTCGCTTGCGCGCAGCCGCGCATGA
- a CDS encoding ABC transporter substrate-binding protein, protein MQNTRGKFLRLYATHLGMAAVLLCAGSGALAQNREVIQQDPGGAYGDALRKLLYEPFAKETGIRVKTVMEGRSGPRIKKQVESGHTEWDMAYIYEQETRQLADCCLARIDYRKLTPEAQKTIASMPREAVTPTGIALEVIGVAMAYSTKKFPNPGQQPKNWADFWNVKDYPGKRCLPTFPRFLFEAALMADGVPRDKLYPIDVERALKKIAEIKPHVTKWWLTTAQPPQLLLDGEATMCMAYAARINDLILNEPDAHLAMTWNQGFTYYNYLSIPKNSPNPEATLKLLSYRLVPQNAARFANFYGVPLPSPLVYEVGDPKIRASWSTNPDNEKVAVKWNADWWGAPSPDGRTNEEWAQERLNTVLAK, encoded by the coding sequence ATGCAGAACACCCGAGGAAAGTTCCTTCGTCTGTACGCCACGCATCTCGGCATGGCCGCAGTGCTGCTGTGCGCGGGCTCGGGCGCCCTGGCGCAGAACAGGGAGGTGATCCAGCAGGACCCGGGCGGTGCGTATGGCGATGCGTTGCGCAAGCTGCTCTATGAGCCTTTCGCGAAGGAAACCGGTATCCGGGTGAAGACCGTGATGGAGGGGCGCAGCGGCCCGCGCATCAAGAAGCAGGTGGAGTCGGGCCATACTGAATGGGACATGGCCTACATCTATGAGCAGGAAACGCGCCAACTGGCCGATTGCTGCCTGGCCAGGATCGACTATCGCAAGCTCACGCCCGAGGCGCAGAAGACCATCGCGAGCATGCCCAGGGAAGCCGTTACGCCGACGGGCATTGCGCTGGAGGTGATCGGCGTGGCGATGGCCTACAGCACGAAGAAGTTTCCGAACCCGGGGCAGCAGCCGAAGAACTGGGCTGACTTCTGGAACGTCAAGGACTATCCCGGCAAGCGCTGCCTGCCGACCTTTCCGCGCTTCCTCTTCGAGGCGGCACTGATGGCCGACGGAGTGCCTCGCGACAAGCTGTACCCGATCGACGTCGAGCGTGCGCTCAAGAAAATCGCGGAGATCAAGCCGCACGTGACGAAATGGTGGCTGACCACGGCGCAGCCGCCTCAGCTGCTGCTGGACGGTGAGGCCACCATGTGCATGGCCTACGCCGCGCGCATCAACGACCTGATCCTGAACGAGCCCGACGCGCATCTGGCGATGACCTGGAACCAGGGGTTCACTTACTACAACTACCTGTCGATTCCCAAGAACTCGCCCAACCCCGAGGCGACGCTGAAGCTCCTGTCGTATCGCCTCGTGCCGCAGAACGCGGCCCGCTTCGCGAACTTCTACGGCGTGCCGCTGCCGTCGCCGTTGGTCTACGAGGTGGGCGACCCGAAGATCCGCGCAAGCTGGTCGACGAATCCGGACAACGAGAAGGTGGCCGTGAAGTGGAATGCCGACTGGTGGGGTGCGCCGTCTCCCGACGGACGCACGAACGAAGAGTGGGCGCAGGAGCGCCTGAACACCGTGCTCGCCAAATGA
- the mgrA gene encoding L-glyceraldehyde 3-phosphate reductase — protein sequence MTYIADSQRYQSMPYRKVGASGLVLPAISFGLWHNFGDATPIATQRQMLRTAFDHGINHFDLANNYGPPYGSAEINFGRLMREDFKPHRDELVISSKAGWDMWPGPYGTGGGSRKHVLASLDQSLARMGLDYVDIFYSHRFDPHTPLEETASALAQAVRQGKALYVGVSSYSAQKTREMAALLAEWKVPLTIHQPAYNMLNRWIEKDLLATAAELGTGVIAFTPLAQGLLTDKYLHGVPQDARVHRAGGGSLREAHLSEDNIARVRALNEIAGARGQSLAQLALAWALRDARMSSVIIGASRPEQIVDNVAALSAPPLTEAELREIDRHAVEGGINLWEKPSTDYR from the coding sequence ATGACCTACATTGCCGATTCCCAGCGCTACCAGAGCATGCCGTACCGCAAGGTGGGCGCGAGCGGCCTGGTGCTGCCCGCGATCTCCTTCGGCCTGTGGCACAACTTCGGCGACGCCACGCCGATCGCCACCCAGCGCCAGATGCTGCGCACCGCCTTCGACCACGGCATCAACCATTTCGATCTGGCGAACAACTACGGGCCGCCCTACGGCAGCGCGGAAATCAATTTCGGGCGGCTGATGCGCGAGGATTTCAAGCCGCATCGCGACGAGCTCGTCATCTCCAGCAAGGCCGGCTGGGACATGTGGCCGGGACCCTATGGCACGGGAGGCGGCTCGCGCAAGCATGTGCTTGCAAGCCTCGACCAGAGCCTGGCGCGCATGGGGCTCGACTACGTGGACATCTTCTATTCGCATCGCTTCGACCCCCACACGCCGCTTGAGGAGACCGCCTCGGCGCTTGCCCAGGCCGTGCGCCAGGGCAAGGCGCTGTATGTGGGCGTGTCGTCCTATTCCGCCCAGAAGACCCGCGAAATGGCGGCACTGCTTGCTGAGTGGAAGGTCCCGCTGACCATCCACCAGCCGGCCTACAACATGCTCAACCGATGGATCGAGAAGGACCTTCTCGCGACGGCCGCCGAACTCGGCACGGGCGTGATCGCCTTCACGCCCCTCGCACAGGGACTGCTGACAGACAAGTACCTCCATGGGGTCCCGCAGGACGCCCGCGTCCATCGCGCGGGAGGCGGCTCGCTGCGCGAGGCGCATCTGTCGGAGGACAACATCGCGCGCGTGCGGGCGCTCAACGAGATCGCCGGAGCGCGCGGTCAGAGCCTTGCGCAACTGGCGCTTGCCTGGGCACTGCGGGATGCGCGCATGAGCTCCGTGATCATCGGCGCGAGCCGGCCCGAGCAGATCGTCGACAACGTCGCTGCACTGAGTGCGCCACCGTTGACGGAGGCCGAGCTGCGCGAGATCGACCGCCATGCGGTGGAGGGGGGCATCAACCTCTGGGAAAAGCCATCCACGGACTACCGCTGA
- a CDS encoding ABC transporter substrate-binding protein translates to MRQTTPEKTTFTRRAPLAALLLAAAWVAGAQAQPNKEVIMQDPGGAYGDALRKLMYDPFTKATGIPVKTVQEARSGPRIKAQIAAGKTEWDLVFVFDQETKQLADCCLADIDYKKLSPSAQKTVAAMPADSVRPKGIALQVIGVVMAWNDHSYPKEKPKNWADFWDVKKFPGKRCLPGWSRFVYEAALMADGVPMDKLYPIDADRALRKIAEIKPHVAKWWQTSAQAPQLLLDGEADMCMAYVGRISDLNLNEPDSGMNLTWNQGFTYYDFFSIPKNSPNPEAALKLLSWRLDANNAARLAEAYPVPVPSPLVYEAGDPKKRRNWSNNPENMNVSVRWSADYWGAPAKDGRTNEEYLQERLNALLAK, encoded by the coding sequence ATGAGACAGACAACACCAGAAAAGACAACCTTCACAAGGCGCGCACCGCTTGCGGCCCTGTTGCTTGCCGCCGCATGGGTTGCGGGGGCGCAGGCGCAGCCGAACAAGGAGGTCATCATGCAGGACCCAGGCGGGGCCTATGGCGATGCCCTGCGCAAGCTGATGTACGACCCGTTCACCAAGGCCACGGGCATTCCTGTGAAGACCGTGCAGGAGGCGCGCAGCGGCCCGCGCATCAAGGCGCAGATCGCGGCCGGCAAGACGGAATGGGACCTGGTCTTCGTCTTCGACCAGGAGACGAAGCAGCTCGCCGACTGCTGCCTTGCGGACATCGACTACAAGAAGCTGTCCCCATCGGCCCAGAAGACGGTCGCGGCGATGCCCGCCGACAGCGTACGCCCCAAGGGCATTGCCTTGCAGGTGATCGGGGTGGTGATGGCCTGGAACGACCACAGTTATCCCAAGGAGAAGCCGAAGAACTGGGCGGACTTCTGGGACGTGAAGAAATTCCCGGGCAAGCGCTGCCTGCCGGGCTGGTCGCGCTTCGTGTACGAGGCCGCGCTGATGGCGGACGGCGTGCCCATGGACAAGCTTTATCCGATCGATGCGGATCGGGCGCTCCGGAAGATTGCCGAGATCAAGCCGCACGTCGCCAAGTGGTGGCAGACCTCTGCCCAGGCACCGCAACTGCTGCTGGATGGCGAGGCGGACATGTGCATGGCGTATGTGGGGCGCATCAGCGACCTCAACCTGAACGAGCCCGACTCCGGCATGAACCTCACCTGGAATCAGGGCTTCACCTACTACGACTTCTTCTCGATTCCGAAGAACAGCCCGAACCCCGAGGCCGCGCTCAAGCTGCTGTCGTGGCGCCTCGATGCCAACAACGCGGCACGGCTGGCGGAGGCCTATCCGGTGCCGGTGCCTTCGCCCCTGGTCTACGAGGCAGGTGATCCGAAGAAGCGCAGGAACTGGTCGAACAATCCCGAGAACATGAACGTCTCGGTGCGCTGGAGCGCCGACTACTGGGGTGCTCCGGCCAAGGACGGCCGCACCAACGAGGAATACCTGCAGGAGCGCCTGAACGCATTGCTGGCGAAGTAG
- a CDS encoding 2-hydroxyacid dehydrogenase: MSDQALRVGIIGDGFMQPSFFEKALRQRLPETAMDIRSLYLDWPLRLVTTKKDPALPVAEFLGRPEDYFDFCADREVLVVHLAPVVAATMERAPSLRVIAVSRGGPVNVEVKAARERGITVINTPGRNASAVAEFTVGSLLAETRNIVRGHLSVRDGSFRRDFYHHDHAGRELCELTVGIVGFGDIGSRVARLLVPFGCRILVADPYRELTAEEQALGIRKVPLDDLIASADVITLHPKVTPETQKMIGPREIARMKKGAYIVNTTRGQVLDYDGLYAGLTSGQLAGAALDTFDPEPPKPDSPLLRLPNVTLSPHIAGASIYSITKAANMLADDIARILARTAPLHGAR; encoded by the coding sequence GTGTCAGACCAAGCACTGCGCGTAGGCATCATTGGCGACGGCTTCATGCAGCCGTCCTTTTTCGAGAAAGCGCTGCGGCAACGCCTGCCGGAAACGGCCATGGACATCCGCAGCCTGTACCTGGACTGGCCGCTCAGGCTGGTCACGACCAAGAAGGATCCGGCGCTGCCGGTCGCGGAGTTTCTTGGCCGCCCTGAGGACTATTTCGACTTCTGCGCGGATCGCGAGGTGTTGGTCGTGCACCTGGCGCCGGTCGTGGCGGCAACGATGGAGCGCGCGCCGTCCCTGAGAGTGATCGCTGTCTCGCGCGGCGGGCCGGTGAACGTGGAAGTCAAGGCGGCGCGCGAGCGCGGCATCACGGTGATCAACACGCCGGGCCGCAATGCATCGGCGGTGGCTGAGTTCACCGTGGGTTCGCTGCTCGCGGAGACGCGCAACATCGTGCGCGGCCACCTCTCGGTCAGGGACGGCAGCTTCCGCCGCGACTTCTATCACCACGATCATGCGGGCCGCGAGCTGTGCGAGCTCACCGTGGGCATCGTCGGCTTCGGTGATATTGGCTCGCGCGTGGCACGCCTGCTCGTACCCTTCGGATGCCGCATCCTCGTGGCCGATCCCTACCGGGAATTGACGGCAGAGGAACAGGCGCTCGGCATTCGCAAGGTACCGCTCGACGACCTGATCGCCAGTGCCGACGTGATCACGCTGCATCCCAAGGTCACGCCCGAGACGCAGAAGATGATCGGCCCGCGCGAGATCGCCCGCATGAAGAAGGGGGCCTACATCGTCAATACCACGCGCGGACAGGTACTCGACTATGACGGGCTGTACGCGGGCCTGACCAGCGGCCAGCTGGCGGGCGCGGCGCTTGACACGTTCGACCCGGAACCGCCGAAGCCGGACTCCCCATTGCTGCGTTTGCCCAACGTGACGCTGTCGCCCCATATCGCGGGCGCGTCGATCTACAGCATCACCAAGGCGGCGAACATGCTGGCGGACGACATCGCGCGCATTCTGGCGCGCACGGCACCCCTGCACGGGGCCAGGTGA